One stretch of Prunus persica cultivar Lovell chromosome G1, Prunus_persica_NCBIv2, whole genome shotgun sequence DNA includes these proteins:
- the LOC18793783 gene encoding heterogeneous nuclear ribonucleoprotein A2 homolog 1, whose amino-acid sequence MTSKQVKNQVRDTVEGGFDTLHRVADVVTFPLAPLDGAVHGTARGVLNWLTDNHPEDRSKSKQKCLPKPQQHCNNGGGYGGGYGNGGGYGNGGGYGNGGGYGNGGGYGGGNDGYGGGGYGGNPASGNPNRRNFNFKGNEVSNNEGPAFGFNNFGNRRGGGPYSGDSEFGFENNKLNGNKNRAEGFNGFGNEY is encoded by the coding sequence ATGACGAGTAAACAAGTGAAAAATCAGGTGAGAGACACTGTTGAGGGAGGCTTCGACACCCTCCACAGGGTTGCCGATGTAGTGACTTTTCCTTTGGCCCCTCTGGACGGTGCCGTCCATGGCACGGCCCGAGGGGTCCTCAACTGGCTCACAGATAACCATCCTGAAGATAGATCCAAATCCAAGCAAAAATGTCTTCCCAAACCACAACAACACTGCAACAACGGCGGTGGCTACGGAGGCGGCTACGGAAACGGGGGCGGCTACGGAAATGGGGGTGGCTACGGAAACGGTGGCGGCTATGGAAACGGGGGCGGCTATGGCGGAGGAAACGATGGCTATGGGGGTGGTGGATATGGTGGAAATCCTGCTTCTGGAAATCCCAACCgcagaaatttcaattttaaaggGAATGAGGTTAGCAACAACGAGGGCCCAGCTTTTGGATTTAACAACTTTGGCAACAGGCGTGGCGGCGGCCCCTACAGTGGCGATTCTGAATTCGGCTTTGAGAACAATAAACTGAACGGGAACAAGAACCGCGCTGAGGGATTTAACGGCTTTGGCAACGAGTACTGA
- the LOC109946888 gene encoding uncharacterized protein LOC109946888 produces the protein MHDDVFKVDQACALRLPTNTMTFSHMWKALCWRNNNNDTPEPSSKYNPNPPAPAAPTKAAPCTNPAAHDHDQPDESDEGLKPPHDSSSSGAGVEDQPATSPSEPKGDRKKKGKKKGTAGRSDCDTFDVRGNTITGCKGGKIGIFDFGNTYT, from the coding sequence ATGCATGATGATGTGTTTAAAGTGGACCAGGCATGCGCTCTTCGGCTTCCAACAAACACAATGACATTTAGCCATATGTGGAAGGCGTTGTGCTGGcgcaacaacaacaacgacACTCCAGAGCCATCTTCCAAATACAATCCCAACCCTCCAGCTCCTGCTGCTCCTACAAAAGCAGCCCCATGTACCAATCCTGCAGCACATGATCATGATCAACCAGATGAGAGTGATGAGGGCTTAAAGCCACCACATGATAGTTCCTCCTCAGGTGCTGGGGTTGAAGATCAACCAGCTACAAGCCCCTCGGAGCCCAAGGGtgacagaaaaaagaaagggaaaaaaaaggggactGCTGGGAGATCAGACTGTGATACTTTCGACGTTCGTGGGAATACCATTACCGGATGCAAAGGCGGTAAGATCGGAATTTTCGACTTTGGCAACACCTATACATGA
- the LOC18793860 gene encoding glucan endo-1,3-beta-glucosidase, basic vacuolar isoform has translation MAMATSKTSNTSIPFTTTIMLLLGLLVANLGITGVQSVGVCYGMLGNNLPSHAEVISLYKSNNIKQMRIYDPNQSALQALQGSNIELMLGVPNQDLERLATNPSEAQTWVQTNVLNFRQSVRFKYIAVGNEVSPVYGDTTRLAQFVLPAMKNIYNAIRSAGLQDQIKVSTAIETGLIGNSYPPSQGAFRGDVRAYLDPIIGFLVYAKSPLLANIYTYFSYIGNPRDISLPYALFTSPSVMAWDGDKGYQNLFDAMLDALYSAVERAGGGSLEVVVSESGWPSAGAFGASTDNARTYYSNLIRHVKEGTPKRPKRSIETYLFAMFDENNKLGEETERHFGVFFPTKEPKYNLNFDTSAGYNTTNTLNTDM, from the exons ATGGCCATGGCCACATCTAAAACAAGCAATACGTCCATTCCCTTCACCACTACTATAATGCTTCTTTTGGGGCTCCTGGTGGCGAACCTTGGTATAACAG gTGTACAATCCGTAGGTGTATGTTATGGAATGCTGGGCAACAATCTACCATCCCACGCAGAAGTTATATCTCTTTACAAATCAAACAACATCAAACAAATGAGAATTTACGATCCAAACCAATCCGCTCTACAAGCTCTTCAAGGCTCCAACATCGAGCTCATGCTTGGTGTCCCAAACCAAGACCTTGAACGCCTCGCAACCAACCCTTCCGAAGCGCAAACATGGGTACAAACAAATGTCTTGAACTTCCGGCAAAGCGTGAGATTCAAATACATTGCGGTTGGAAACGAAGTGAGCCCGGTTTATGGAGACACTACTAGGCTGGCTCAATTTGTCCTCCCCGCAATGAAGAACATATACAACGCAATCAGATCAGCTGGCCTTCAAGACCAAATCAAGGTCTCAACTGCCATAGAGACTGGATTGATAGGCAACTCCTACCCTCCGTCACAAGGCGCTTTTCGCGGCGATGTGAGAGCTTATTTGGACCCAATTATAGGGTTCTTGGTTTATGCCAAATCACCACTACTTGCTAACATCTATACATATTTTAGTTATATTGGAAATCCTAGAGATATTTCTCTTCCTTATGCTTTGTTCACTTCACCGTCAGTTATGGCATGGGATGGTGATAAAGGGTACCAAAACCTGTTTGATGCAATGCTGGACGCTTTGTACTCTGCTGTTGAGAGAGCTGGAGGAGGATCTTTGGAGGTTGTTGTGTCGGAAAGTGGGTGGCCTTCGGCAGGTGCGTTTGGGGCATCAACGGATAATGCGAGGACTTATTACTCGAATTTGATTCGGCATGTGAAAGAGGGTACCCCAAAGAGACCTAAAAGATCCATAGAGACTTACTTGTTTGCCATGTTTGATGAGAATAACAAACTAGGTGAAGAAACAGAGAGACACTTTGGGGTGTTCTTCCCAACTAAAGAGCCAAAGTATAACCTCAATTTCGATACTTCCGCTGGGTATAATACTACAAATACCCTTAACACTGACATGTAA